CCGACCACGAGTCGGCGATAGAGCGCGTCCGCGAGGTGTGTACCGACGCCGGGTTCGGCGTGCCCGTGGAGTTCTCCCCCTCCGAACTGCTCAACGAGAAGGTGGACGCCGACCGCGACCCGTACTACGTCCTCGGCGCGTGTAACCCCCGGATGGCGGACCGCGCGCTCGACGCCACCGACGGGCGGATCGGCGGGCTGTTCCCCTGTAACATGATCGTCCGCGAGGTCGAACCCGGCACGCAGGAGGTGTACCACGTCTCGATCATGAAGATCGCGCGCCTGCTCGGGCTCCCCGTCGACGACGACGAGATGGACGCGATCATCGACGACACCGGCGAGATGGTCGACGCCGTGTTCGCGGAACTGGACGACGGCGCGTAGGTCGCGACCCGCTGCCCGGCGCAGGCCGGTCGGTCCGTCCGCGGTCGTCCGACTCTCGCTCGTGTTCCGGTGTGTCGTCGGGTGTGTTCGGGGACGGACGCCGGTGGTCGTGTGTACTTGTATTGAATTTGAATAGGGAGCCGCACCCGCTGGCGTTCTCGTGCCGTCGTGACCGATGTTTCGACCGAGCTACAGCCCCCAGATGGCCGCCACACCGACCGTGGTGACGACCGCAAGCAGTACCTGTAGCGGTGCCCCGACCTTCAGAAAGTCGCTGAACCGGTAGCCGCCGGGACCGTACACCATCAGGTTCGTCTGGTAGCCGATGGGCGTCATGAACGACGTGGCCGAGGCGAACATCACGATCAGCAAGAACGAGAACTGGTCGGCCCCGAGCTGCTGGGCGGCGTCGACAGCCACCGGGATCATCAGGACGACCGTCGCCACCGGCGTGATGACGTTCGCCATAAGCCCCGTCAGCAGCGACGTGAGCAGCAGCACACCGATCAGCGGGAGCACCGCCTCGGCCGAAACGAGCGCTTCAGCGATGACCGCGGCCCCGCCGGTCGATTCCATCGCCTGTCCCAACGGGATCACGCCCGCGAGCAGGAAGATGACGTTCCAAGACACCGCGTCATAGGCGTCGGCGGAACTGAGACACCCCGTGACGACCATCCCGAACACCCCCGCGAAGGCCGCGATCACGATGGGAACGACGTCGAGCGACGCCGCGGCGATGACGCCGGCCATGATCGCGACGGCGATCGGCGTCCGCGGCGACAGCGGTGCGGCCTCCTCGACGTCGGCCTCGACCAGTCGGTCGTAGGCGCGCTCGTCCGCGACGTAGAGGTCGCCCGTCTCGTTGAAGTACTCGATCGACTCCACGGGCATCCGGGCCAACAGCAGGTCGCCGACCTGTAGCGTCACCTCGTCTAACTCCGTCCGGATGAGAGTGCCCTCACGGCGGATCGCCAAGACGGTCGTCCGCTGGAACTCCTCGATTCTGGCCTCGGCGATCGTCTCACCGACGTATTTCGAGTTCTCTCCGACGACGGCCTTCACGAGCGCGAAGTCAGTCGGCGGGTCTTCGAAGGTCGTTTCTGTGATCTCCTCGGGGGTACGGTTCCGGAGGCCGTTCGCCTCCCGGAACTGGTTGATCGCCTGTATCGTCCCGTTGACGATCAGCGCGTCTCCCGCTTCGATTGGGATGTCGGTGTACGGTGCGGGGTAGACCTCGCCGTCGCGGCGCAGTTGGAGGATCGTCACCCCGGTTTCATCCGAATCTAATTCGGCAACGGCCGTTCCGACCAACGGCGAGTCGTCGCTGATTTCGACCCGCGCGAGGTGGTCCTCGAGGTCGAACTCCTCGACGAGATCGGCACCGACGGGAATCCGCGCGGGGACGAGTCGCCGCCCGATCGTCAGCAAGTACGCGAGGCCCACGACGAGGATTACCACTCCGAGGGGAGCGAATTCGAACATCCCGATGCCGCTCCGGCCGTCGATGAGCAGGCGGGCGGAGTCGCTCGCGAGCAGGTTCGTCGACGTGCCGATCAGCGTCAGCGTCCCGCCGAGGATGGCGGCATACGACAGCGGCAACAGGAGTTTCGACGGCGAGATGTTGCTCTGTTCGGCGAGATCCGAGATCATCGGGATGAACACGGCGACCACCGGGGTGTTGTTGATGAACCCAGCGATCGGTCCGGTAGTCCCGACCGTCGCCGCGAGAGCGCGGAACTCGCTGCCTTGTGTCAGGTCTGCGAGGTAGACACCCAACCGCTGAACCAGACCGGTCTGTTGGATGCCAGCACTCAACATGTACATTCCGACGATAGTGATCGTCGCGGGGTTGGAGAATCCGGAGATCGCGTTCCGCGGGGTGATCCCGATATCAATTCCCAACAACGGCTCGATCGAGGCGAGGGCCACGATGACTCCGATCGCAGTCACGTCGTTGGGGATGACCTCAGAGACGAACAGTGCCAGCGCGACGCCGATGAGTCCGAAGACGAGCAGCGCTGGCGTCGTCAGTCCGAGGAGAGCCATGCCATCCGATAGTGAAGCCGACATATAGTCCTTCATAGACGTGAACAGCGACGTACAGCCGAGTCGCTGAGGCTTCGGTGGCGTTCCCGTCGCTCAGTATGTTGTAAACGGCCGCAAATTCGGAGCGACCGCTGCGCCGCCGGGCTACCTCGCCGCTCCGGCGTCGCTGCTGTCGGTCGGGTCCAGCCACGAGGTCACGAGCGACTCGAACGGCGCGGAGTACCCCATCAGCGTCGTCCCAAGCACCGCCATCACGAGGACGTAGCCGACCGCGAAGGCGTTGATCGTCCCCACCAGCGCCGGGTCGAACGTCCCCGCGTTCGCGCCGGTGACCGCGACCGTGGCGATGATCAGCGAGAACTCCCCGCGGGTGGTCATCCCGAGCGCGACCCGGGTCGACCGGCGGGCGTCGAGGTCGAACGCGCGCCCGGCGAGGTACCCGGTTACCAGCTTCGTCGGCGTCGTCACGACCACCGCGAGCGCGACGAGCGCCGCGACGTCCCCGAACAGCGACGGGTCGGTGACGAGTCCGATCCAGAAGAAGAACACCGCCGCGAAGGTGTCGCGGACCGGCTCCAACAGCGTCTCGATCTCGTGGGCGTAGTCGGTCGACGAGAACGCCATCCCGACGAAGAAGGCCGCGACCGCCTCGCTGACGCCGAGCGCGAGCGAGACGCCGGCGACCAACACAACCGTCGCGATCGACCGCAGCGCGACGAACTCCTTGTTGTCCGTCGCGACCAGCCGATCGAACGCCGGGGTTCCGAACCGGACCAGCGCGAGCAGCGCGAAAATGAACCCGATCGCGGTCCCGACGTCAGTCGCGGCCGCGGCGACGTCGCCGCCGCCCGACACCAGGGCGGACGCGACCGCGAGGTAGACCGCGATGAACAGGTCCTCGTAGACGAGCGTGCCCAGCATCGGCTCGGCCTCGTCGTTGGCGATCCAGCCGAGGTCGATGAGCGATTTCGTGATCACCGCCGACGAGGAGATGTAGACGATCCCCGCGATCAGAAACGCCGGGAGGAACGCGCCGAAGACGAGCCAGCCGAGCACGAGCCCCGCGCCGAAGTTCGCGAGGTCGATCGTCCCCGCCGTCCCGATCGGATGCCACCGGGCGATCAGGCGGTCGAGGTTGAACTCCAGCCCGAGGAAAAAGAGGAGGAAGACGATCCCCAGCTCCGCGCCCAGCGAGATGAACTCCGTCTCGGGGACGTAGACGGTCCCGAGCGCGGGCAGCGAGACGCGCCCGAGGACGAACTCGCCGAGCGCCATCCCGGTGAGGATGTAGAAGGGGATCACCGACTGACCCAGTCGGTTCGCGACCATGCCGGCGACCGCGACCGCGGCGAACATGATCCCCACGTCGAGCAGCGCCACTACCGGGCACCTCCGAGCGGGACGCGGGAGGTGGTGGGACCGGGCGGAGCAACGGGGACGTCGAGGGAGACGAGGGCGGCGAGGGAGACGAGGGCGGCGAGGGAGACGAGGGGGACGAGAGCCGAGGCGGCCCCGTGAGGGCGGCCGCTCATCCGGTGAGGAGTTCCTCGAACGCGGCGCAGTTCTCGGGCGTGCCGACGCCGATCAGGGTGTCGCCCTCGCGGAGGGTGGTCTCGGCCCCGGGGCTGTCGATCACGCCCTCGTCGCGCTGGATGGCGACCACCGCGAGCCCGGTGCGGTTCCCGATGTCGGCGCTCTCCAGCGTCTCGCCGACGAGCGGGGAGCCCGGCGGGAGCTCGTACCACTCCAAGAGGATGCCGCCCGGCAGCGTGGTCTCCTGCGTGTCCGGCTCGACCGGCTGGAAGTACGCCCCCTCGATGATCGACCCGATCTTCCGCGCGAGGTCGTCGTCGAACGCGAACACCTTTTCGGAGTCCGCGTCCGGGTCGCGGCGGCGGAACACCTCTCGTTTGCCCGTGTTGTGGATCACCACGACCATCTCCTCGTCGCCGAGGTCGATGGTGAACTTTTTCCCGACGCCCGGGAGGTCGGATTCGCTGATCGTCATACCCGAGGGTGCGACCCGACCCTAATAGTCGTGTGCGTTCGCCGCGTACCAAACGCTAAGTGCGGTCGGTTCGAGGGGACGCGTATGTGGGGCTCCCGCGGGGGTCGGGACCGACGAACGGTGGTCTGTATCGCGTGCGGGGACTCGGTGTTGCGGGAGGACGCCCGCGAGTACGACAAGGAGGGCGACCGGTGGAACCGCCGCGACAAGGAGTTCGAGTACCTCTGTGCCGACTGCGACGA
This genomic stretch from Halorubrum hochsteinianum harbors:
- a CDS encoding DUF302 domain-containing protein; the encoded protein is MAIPFDPHELDPEEYGETKTTLQTDHESAIERVREVCTDAGFGVPVEFSPSELLNEKVDADRDPYYVLGACNPRMADRALDATDGRIGGLFPCNMIVREVEPGTQEVYHVSIMKIARLLGLPVDDDEMDAIIDDTGEMVDAVFAELDDGA
- a CDS encoding SLC13 family permease, with amino-acid sequence MALLGLTTPALLVFGLIGVALALFVSEVIPNDVTAIGVIVALASIEPLLGIDIGITPRNAISGFSNPATITIVGMYMLSAGIQQTGLVQRLGVYLADLTQGSEFRALAATVGTTGPIAGFINNTPVVAVFIPMISDLAEQSNISPSKLLLPLSYAAILGGTLTLIGTSTNLLASDSARLLIDGRSGIGMFEFAPLGVVILVVGLAYLLTIGRRLVPARIPVGADLVEEFDLEDHLARVEISDDSPLVGTAVAELDSDETGVTILQLRRDGEVYPAPYTDIPIEAGDALIVNGTIQAINQFREANGLRNRTPEEITETTFEDPPTDFALVKAVVGENSKYVGETIAEARIEEFQRTTVLAIRREGTLIRTELDEVTLQVGDLLLARMPVESIEYFNETGDLYVADERAYDRLVEADVEEAAPLSPRTPIAVAIMAGVIAAASLDVVPIVIAAFAGVFGMVVTGCLSSADAYDAVSWNVIFLLAGVIPLGQAMESTGGAAVIAEALVSAEAVLPLIGVLLLTSLLTGLMANVITPVATVVLMIPVAVDAAQQLGADQFSFLLIVMFASATSFMTPIGYQTNLMVYGPGGYRFSDFLKVGAPLQVLLAVVTTVGVAAIWGL
- a CDS encoding cation:proton antiporter → MALLDVGIMFAAVAVAGMVANRLGQSVIPFYILTGMALGEFVLGRVSLPALGTVYVPETEFISLGAELGIVFLLFFLGLEFNLDRLIARWHPIGTAGTIDLANFGAGLVLGWLVFGAFLPAFLIAGIVYISSSAVITKSLIDLGWIANDEAEPMLGTLVYEDLFIAVYLAVASALVSGGGDVAAAATDVGTAIGFIFALLALVRFGTPAFDRLVATDNKEFVALRSIATVVLVAGVSLALGVSEAVAAFFVGMAFSSTDYAHEIETLLEPVRDTFAAVFFFWIGLVTDPSLFGDVAALVALAVVVTTPTKLVTGYLAGRAFDLDARRSTRVALGMTTRGEFSLIIATVAVTGANAGTFDPALVGTINAFAVGYVLVMAVLGTTLMGYSAPFESLVTSWLDPTDSSDAGAAR
- a CDS encoding cation:proton antiporter regulatory subunit, which gives rise to MTISESDLPGVGKKFTIDLGDEEMVVVIHNTGKREVFRRRDPDADSEKVFAFDDDLARKIGSIIEGAYFQPVEPDTQETTLPGGILLEWYELPPGSPLVGETLESADIGNRTGLAVVAIQRDEGVIDSPGAETTLREGDTLIGVGTPENCAAFEELLTG